The proteins below are encoded in one region of Streptomyces ficellus:
- a CDS encoding class I SAM-dependent methyltransferase encodes MAETAAGTDWRAWQDSWDRQQEWYMPDREERFRVMLDMVEAFTGPAPRVLDLACGTGSITKRLFDRFPDAVSTGVDLDPALLAIAEGYFAGDERVTFVRADLTDPDWVRALPYDSYDAVLTATALHWLRTEPLTALYGQLAGLVREGGVLMNADRMRDGTTPRIDAAERAHRHAAMDRAKAAGAVDWAAWWELAAKDPVLAAPTAERFALYGEHAEGETPSLDWHARTLRASGFAEARAVWSSPSDALVLALK; translated from the coding sequence GTGGCGGAGACGGCGGCGGGAACGGACTGGCGGGCCTGGCAGGACAGCTGGGACCGGCAGCAGGAGTGGTACATGCCCGACCGCGAGGAGCGGTTCCGGGTGATGCTCGACATGGTCGAGGCGTTCACCGGCCCCGCGCCGAGGGTCCTCGACCTCGCGTGCGGTACGGGAAGTATCACGAAGCGGCTCTTCGACCGGTTCCCGGACGCCGTCAGCACCGGCGTCGACCTCGACCCCGCGCTCCTCGCGATCGCCGAGGGGTACTTCGCCGGCGACGAGCGGGTGACCTTCGTCCGGGCCGACCTCACCGACCCCGACTGGGTGCGCGCGCTGCCGTACGACTCGTACGACGCCGTCCTCACCGCCACCGCCCTGCACTGGCTGCGCACCGAGCCCCTGACCGCGCTGTACGGGCAGCTCGCCGGCCTCGTCCGGGAGGGCGGCGTCCTCATGAACGCCGACCGCATGCGCGACGGGACCACGCCCCGCATCGACGCCGCCGAACGCGCCCACCGGCACGCCGCCATGGACCGGGCCAAGGCCGCCGGCGCCGTCGACTGGGCCGCCTGGTGGGAGCTGGCCGCCAAGGACCCGGTCCTCGCCGCGCCCACCGCCGAGCGGTTCGCCCTCTACGGCGAGCACGCCGAGGGCGAGACCCCGTCCCTGGACTGGCACGCCCGCACCCTGCGCGCGTCCGGCTTCGCGGAGGCCCGGGCGGTGTGGTCCTCGCCGTCGGACGCGCTGGTGCTGGCGCTGAAGTAG
- a CDS encoding S1 RNA-binding domain-containing protein has product MPDLTWSRIDHPSEAVKAGQRIKAEVIVAETRSGQVTLSLKALQEDPLIRFSDQVGRVVTGRITKIIPFGVFVRLAPEVEGLLHISELTDEPFDTPAQLVREGELIAVVVAEVDLQRHWVRLCAPGGACR; this is encoded by the coding sequence GTGCCAGACCTGACGTGGTCTCGGATCGACCATCCCTCGGAAGCCGTCAAAGCCGGCCAGCGGATCAAGGCGGAGGTGATTGTCGCCGAAACGCGATCCGGCCAGGTCACCCTCTCGTTGAAAGCCCTGCAGGAAGATCCACTCATCCGCTTCTCGGACCAGGTCGGCCGCGTCGTCACAGGTCGGATCACCAAGATCATCCCCTTCGGCGTGTTCGTGCGGCTCGCTCCGGAGGTCGAAGGGCTCCTTCACATCTCAGAGCTGACCGACGAGCCCTTTGATACCCCTGCCCAACTCGTCCGCGAGGGCGAGCTGATCGCGGTGGTGGTCGCCGAGGTCGACCTCCAGCGCCACTGGGTACGGTTGTGTGCTCCGGGCGGAGCATGCCGTTGA
- a CDS encoding CGNR zinc finger domain-containing protein, with amino-acid sequence MELAYYSDYAVRLVNTEEPARNKDALTSVEVVRDLFGEASQMARRATDADVTRFRSVRARLRAVFTAADAGDHTQAVDLLNSLLLEFPVSPQISGHDILDDEGRPRWHMHLADHPSNATAGYAAIAAMGLAFHLTEFGVDRLGLCQAAPCRNAYLDTSTNRSRRYCSDRCATRANVAAYRARKRLETERSASTGRTAETSQESTTPTDR; translated from the coding sequence GTGGAACTGGCCTATTACTCGGACTACGCCGTACGTCTGGTGAACACCGAGGAGCCGGCGCGCAACAAGGACGCCCTGACCTCCGTGGAGGTGGTGCGCGACCTGTTCGGCGAGGCCTCGCAGATGGCGCGGCGCGCGACCGACGCGGACGTCACCCGGTTCCGTTCGGTACGGGCGCGGCTGCGGGCGGTCTTCACCGCAGCCGACGCCGGCGATCACACGCAGGCCGTGGACCTGCTGAACTCGCTGCTGCTGGAGTTCCCGGTCAGCCCGCAGATCTCCGGCCACGACATCCTGGACGACGAGGGCCGGCCGCGCTGGCACATGCACCTCGCCGACCACCCGTCCAACGCCACCGCCGGGTACGCGGCGATCGCGGCGATGGGCCTGGCCTTCCACCTGACCGAGTTCGGCGTCGACCGGCTCGGCCTGTGCCAGGCGGCCCCGTGCCGCAACGCCTACCTCGACACCTCCACCAACCGGTCCCGCCGCTACTGCTCGGACCGCTGCGCGACCCGTGCGAACGTCGCCGCCTACCGGGCCCGGAAGCGCCTGGAGACGGAACGGTCCGCGAGCACCGGCCGCACCGCCGAAACCAGCCAGGAGAGCACCACGCCGACCGACCGCTGA
- the sodX gene encoding nickel-type superoxide dismutase maturation protease, protein MTEQGREPERGPRAPFGVAEVTGPSMVPTLHHGDQLLVHYGASVRAGDVVVLRHPLQQDLLIVKRLVGLRDGGWWVLGDNRSAEAVDSRAFGPVPPELVLGRVRARYRGIRPGRQRSVGVVLSWLVSAVRPVLADRSVSRRFRAR, encoded by the coding sequence ATGACGGAGCAGGGGCGCGAGCCCGAGCGGGGGCCGAGGGCGCCGTTCGGGGTCGCGGAGGTGACGGGGCCGTCGATGGTGCCCACCCTGCACCACGGTGACCAGCTGCTGGTGCACTACGGGGCGTCGGTGCGCGCCGGGGACGTGGTGGTGCTGCGGCATCCGCTCCAGCAGGACCTGCTCATCGTGAAGCGGCTGGTCGGGCTGCGGGACGGCGGCTGGTGGGTGCTCGGGGACAACCGGTCCGCCGAGGCCGTGGACAGCCGGGCCTTCGGCCCCGTACCGCCCGAGCTGGTGCTGGGGCGGGTGCGGGCGCGGTACCGGGGGATCCGGCCGGGGCGTCAGCGGTCGGTCGGCGTGGTGCTCTCCTGGCTGGTTTCGGCGGTGCGGCCGGTGCTCGCGGACCGTTCCGTCTCCAGGCGCTTCCGGGCCCGGTAG
- a CDS encoding amino acid ABC transporter permease — translation MRAIPVRHYGRYVSGALVLAILVWLVSAFAGGNVRWATVGDYITDGNILAGAGRTLMISVISMVIGLVLGVVLAVMRMSKNPVTGGVSWLFIWFFRGTPVYVQLLLWYSLSLIFPIFEIPFIYKDEMTDVMTPLVVALLGLGLNEGAYMAEIVRAGIQSVDQGQTEAAHALGMTQTQTMRRVVLPQAMRVIIPPTGNEFINLLKTSSLVAVVSYPDLLRSAQIISGRTYAVMEMLFVASFWYLTLTSIFSVGQYYLERRYARGSLRALPQTPWQKVKANLSTLRRPEVAR, via the coding sequence ATCCGGGCGATACCCGTCCGCCACTACGGGCGCTACGTCAGCGGCGCGCTCGTCCTCGCGATCCTGGTCTGGCTGGTCTCCGCCTTCGCGGGCGGCAACGTCCGCTGGGCGACGGTCGGCGACTACATCACCGACGGCAACATCCTCGCGGGTGCGGGCCGGACGCTGATGATCAGCGTGATCTCGATGGTCATCGGCCTGGTGCTCGGCGTCGTGCTCGCCGTGATGCGGATGTCGAAGAACCCGGTGACCGGTGGCGTCTCCTGGCTCTTCATCTGGTTCTTCCGCGGCACCCCGGTCTACGTCCAGCTGCTGCTCTGGTACAGCCTGTCGCTGATCTTCCCGATCTTCGAGATCCCGTTCATCTACAAGGACGAGATGACGGACGTCATGACCCCGCTGGTCGTGGCACTCCTCGGACTGGGCCTCAACGAGGGCGCCTACATGGCGGAGATCGTCCGGGCCGGCATCCAGTCCGTCGACCAGGGCCAGACCGAGGCCGCGCACGCGCTCGGCATGACCCAGACGCAGACCATGCGCCGGGTCGTGCTGCCGCAGGCGATGCGGGTGATCATCCCGCCGACCGGCAACGAGTTCATCAACCTGCTGAAGACCTCGTCACTGGTGGCCGTGGTCTCGTACCCGGACCTGCTCCGCAGTGCCCAGATCATCTCCGGCCGCACGTACGCGGTGATGGAGATGCTGTTCGTGGCCTCCTTCTGGTACCTGACGCTGACCAGCATCTTCAGCGTCGGCCAGTACTACCTGGAGCGCCGCTACGCCCGTGGTTCGCTGCGCGCGCTCCCCCAGACCCCGTGGCAGAAGGTCAAGGCCAATCTGTCGACCCTGCGACGCCCGGAGGTGGCGCGATGA
- a CDS encoding amino acid ABC transporter ATP-binding protein has protein sequence MTTAMVKAEGVHKSYGTAHILKGIDLEVAPGEVFCLIGPSGSGKSTFLRCINHLEKVNAGRLYVDGELVGYRQKGDKLYELKDSEVALKRRDIGMVFQRFNLFPHMTAVENVMEAPVQVKGESKAVARERALKLLDRVGLGDKSGNYPSQLSGGQQQRVAIARALAMEPKLMLFDEPTSALDPELVGDVLDVMRDLAESGMTMVVVTHEMGFAREVGDSLVFMDGGVVVESGHPREVLTNPQHERTKAFLSKVL, from the coding sequence ATGACGACCGCCATGGTGAAGGCCGAGGGCGTGCACAAGTCCTACGGCACGGCCCACATCCTCAAGGGGATCGACCTGGAGGTGGCACCCGGTGAGGTGTTCTGCCTCATCGGCCCCTCGGGTTCGGGCAAGTCGACCTTCCTGCGGTGCATCAACCACCTGGAGAAGGTCAACGCCGGCCGCCTGTACGTGGACGGCGAGCTGGTGGGCTACCGGCAGAAGGGCGACAAGCTGTACGAGCTGAAGGACAGCGAGGTCGCGCTCAAGCGGCGGGACATCGGCATGGTGTTCCAGCGCTTCAACCTGTTCCCGCACATGACGGCCGTCGAGAACGTCATGGAGGCGCCGGTCCAGGTCAAGGGCGAGTCCAAGGCGGTGGCCCGGGAGCGGGCGCTGAAGCTGCTGGACCGGGTGGGCCTGGGCGACAAGTCCGGCAACTACCCGTCCCAGCTCTCCGGCGGCCAGCAGCAGCGCGTGGCGATCGCCCGTGCGCTGGCGATGGAGCCGAAGCTGATGCTGTTCGACGAGCCGACGTCGGCGCTCGACCCGGAGCTCGTGGGTGACGTCCTGGACGTCATGCGGGACCTGGCCGAGTCGGGCATGACGATGGTCGTCGTCACGCACGAGATGGGCTTCGCCCGCGAGGTCGGCGACTCGCTGGTGTTCATGGACGGCGGTGTGGTGGTCGAGTCCGGCCACCCGCGCGAGGTCCTGACCAACCCGCAGCACGAGCGGACGAAGGCCTTCCTGTCGAAGGTCCTCTAG
- a CDS encoding Imm21 family immunity protein, whose product MRASSPLAAVTSRAPFDWVESMGGPLIVLPVSALDTWRGCTESGMVMADGDGPDDYDRACAVDDLAAVIAVGEEGAGALVLGDEPATTCYVPEHHAFLRRLAAPSETGLRAVAETVLADPATPWEECGTWVTDGPAVLMDSAVAGDVLDTEYPGGGFPAQARVSLPPGRWRVRAVHAEAGEENVLVGVVQLLPVGD is encoded by the coding sequence ATGAGAGCCTCCTCGCCCCTCGCAGCCGTGACGTCACGCGCCCCCTTCGACTGGGTGGAGTCGATGGGTGGTCCCTTGATCGTGCTTCCGGTCTCCGCGCTGGATACATGGCGTGGGTGCACGGAGAGCGGGATGGTCATGGCGGACGGGGACGGTCCGGACGACTACGACAGGGCCTGCGCGGTGGACGATCTGGCTGCGGTGATCGCCGTCGGCGAGGAGGGGGCGGGGGCGCTGGTCCTGGGGGACGAGCCCGCCACCACCTGTTACGTGCCTGAGCATCACGCCTTCCTCCGCCGGCTCGCCGCCCCCTCCGAAACCGGGCTCAGGGCCGTGGCCGAAACTGTCCTCGCAGATCCCGCCACCCCGTGGGAGGAGTGCGGGACGTGGGTCACGGACGGTCCCGCCGTCCTCATGGACTCCGCCGTAGCAGGCGATGTGCTGGACACGGAGTACCCGGGTGGTGGATTCCCCGCTCAGGCGCGGGTTTCGCTGCCCCCTGGTCGCTGGAGAGTTCGCGCCGTCCACGCCGAGGCCGGCGAGGAGAACGTGCTGGTTGGCGTGGTGCAGCTCCTGCCCGTCGGGGACTGA
- a CDS encoding NUDIX domain-containing protein: MPNNPPDEGNTVAQQTDDRSQALKPALESMTLLVAAVIVHDKATNRVVLLQRSENAKFAQGMWDLPVGKSEPGEPITETAVRELYEETGLTVKPESLKVAHIIHGAWGVEAPNGFLTVVFAAHAWTGEPENREPHKHSQVRWVDATAIPEAFVDTMASALHRYLNDGPQVSLEGWK, encoded by the coding sequence ATGCCCAACAACCCGCCCGACGAAGGGAACACCGTGGCCCAGCAGACCGACGACCGCTCCCAAGCCCTCAAGCCGGCGCTCGAATCAATGACCCTGCTGGTCGCGGCCGTCATCGTCCACGACAAGGCCACCAACCGTGTCGTCCTCCTCCAGCGCAGCGAGAACGCGAAGTTCGCCCAGGGCATGTGGGACCTCCCCGTCGGCAAGAGCGAGCCGGGCGAGCCCATCACCGAAACCGCGGTCCGCGAGCTCTACGAGGAGACCGGCCTCACGGTGAAGCCCGAGTCCCTCAAGGTCGCCCACATCATCCACGGCGCCTGGGGCGTCGAAGCCCCCAACGGCTTCCTCACGGTCGTCTTCGCAGCCCACGCATGGACCGGCGAACCCGAAAACCGCGAGCCCCACAAGCACTCCCAGGTCCGGTGGGTCGACGCCACCGCCATTCCCGAGGCGTTCGTCGACACCATGGCCAGCGCCCTCCACCGCTACCTCAATGACGGGCCCCAGGTATCGCTCGAGGGCTGGAAGTAG
- a CDS encoding aminoglycoside phosphotransferase family protein, which yields MIESEIEISEGLVRDLLREQHPDLAELPIREVAGGWGNQMWRLGDELAVRMQRMDTSPDLQLKERRWLPTLAARLPLPIPVPLRDGVPSERFPKIWTVMTWVEGTPLDHGSITRGDHAAETLSGFLRALHVEAPADAPTASDFGAHPKDCTDGFEHFFQDVAPADLADEIREVWGEAVASPGWEGPPVWVHGDLHPANVVVADGTLAGVVDFGALVAGDPAWDLAAAWLLLPAGGAARFFNSYAQADEAAVRRARGLAAMRSLFLMAMGQAGDRGLPGGKPNWGPAGRSALDRVLKGL from the coding sequence ATGATCGAATCCGAGATTGAGATCAGCGAGGGTCTGGTCCGCGACTTGCTTCGGGAACAGCATCCGGACCTGGCCGAGTTGCCCATCCGGGAAGTGGCGGGCGGCTGGGGCAACCAGATGTGGCGCCTCGGTGACGAGTTGGCCGTCCGGATGCAGCGGATGGACACGAGCCCCGATCTGCAGCTCAAGGAGCGGCGGTGGCTGCCGACTCTGGCCGCGCGCCTGCCGCTGCCGATTCCTGTCCCCCTACGGGACGGTGTGCCCTCCGAGCGCTTCCCCAAGATCTGGACCGTCATGACATGGGTCGAGGGCACGCCGCTGGACCACGGCTCGATCACTCGCGGCGACCACGCGGCCGAGACGCTGTCGGGTTTCCTCAGGGCGTTGCACGTGGAGGCGCCCGCCGACGCACCGACCGCTTCGGACTTCGGCGCTCACCCCAAGGACTGCACGGACGGCTTCGAGCACTTCTTCCAGGATGTTGCCCCTGCCGACCTTGCCGACGAGATCCGTGAAGTCTGGGGTGAAGCGGTGGCGTCCCCGGGGTGGGAAGGCCCACCGGTGTGGGTGCACGGCGACCTGCATCCCGCGAACGTCGTCGTCGCAGACGGGACATTGGCGGGTGTCGTCGACTTCGGCGCACTCGTCGCCGGCGACCCGGCGTGGGACCTCGCGGCCGCCTGGCTGCTCCTCCCCGCGGGCGGCGCCGCACGGTTTTTCAACAGCTACGCGCAGGCGGACGAGGCAGCGGTGCGCCGGGCGCGCGGACTGGCCGCAATGAGGAGCCTGTTCCTGATGGCGATGGGCCAAGCCGGGGATCGCGGCCTGCCTGGCGGCAAGCCGAACTGGGGGCCCGCAGGCCGGTCCGCGCTTGATCGTGTCCTGAAGGGCCTTTGA
- the sodN gene encoding superoxide dismutase, Ni produces the protein MLSRLFAPKVTVSAHCDLPCGVYDPAQARIEAESVKAIQDKMAANDDAHFQARATTIKEERAELAKHHVSVLWSDYFKPPHFEKYPELHQLINDTLKSLSAAKGSKDPATGQKALDYIAQIDKIFWETKKA, from the coding sequence ATGCTCTCCCGCCTGTTTGCCCCGAAGGTGACGGTCAGCGCGCACTGCGACCTCCCCTGCGGTGTTTACGACCCGGCCCAGGCCCGCATCGAGGCCGAGTCGGTCAAGGCCATCCAGGACAAGATGGCCGCCAACGACGACGCGCACTTCCAGGCGCGCGCGACGACCATCAAGGAGGAGCGCGCGGAGCTCGCCAAGCACCACGTCTCCGTCCTGTGGAGCGACTACTTCAAGCCGCCGCACTTCGAGAAGTACCCGGAGCTGCACCAGCTCATCAACGACACCCTGAAGTCGCTCTCGGCGGCCAAGGGCTCGAAGGACCCCGCGACGGGCCAGAAGGCGCTCGACTACATCGCGCAGATCGACAAGATCTTCTGGGAGACCAAGAAGGCCTGA